The DNA segment GCGCCGATGCAGGCGCCGCTGACGCTCTTCATCTGGAGCCGCAGCCGGGTGGTGCCCGTGCGCCTCACCGACTTCAGCGTGACCGAGGAAGCGTTCGACCCTGCGCTCAACCCGCTGCGCGCCAAGGTCAGCCTGAGCCTGCGCGTGCTGAGCGTGGACGACCTGGGCTTCGACCACCGGGGCGGCAGCCTGTTCATGAGCTACCTGCAGGTGAAGGAGCAGATGGCCGCGCGCAACCGGGGTGGCGCCTTCAGCGCCTTCGGGATTACGGGACTACCGTGATGACAACAAACTTTCCGCCTAACAGCCGCTACCACGGCATCGAGACCAGCGAAACCGCCGCGCCCGACGGCCGCAAGATCGTCTACCTGCGGCGCCGCTTCGTGCCCTCGCCGCGGCGTTTCGCCCTGCTGCAGGAGCACACGGTGGAGGAAGGCGAGCGGCCGGACCTCATCGCGGCCGCCTACCTGGGCGACCCGGAGCAGTTCTGGCGCTTATGCGACGCCAACGGCGTCATGCGGCCGGAGGAGCTGACCGAAGAGGTCGGCCGGCGCCTGCGCATCACCTTGCCGGAAGGCATCCCGGGGTTGCCCGATGCTTAAAGGTGTACAACTCACGCTGATGATCGGGCCGGTGGCGCCGATCCCTGTGCCGAAGCTGGTGCTGGACGCGCTCACCAGCGTCGAGGTCACCGTCAACGACACGGGGCCGAGCGTGTTCCAGTTGTCCTTCACGCTGGGCAACCGCTCGCCGCTGCAAACGATCTTCCTGCTCTCCGGCGGCAGCCCCATCCCGCTGGCGCGCGTGGTGATTGTGGCGACAATCAACGGGACACCGAGCGTGCTGATTGACGGCGTGATCACCAACCACCAGGTGGCCCCGAGCGCCGAAGGCGGCACGTCTACGCTGATCATCACGGGCGAGGACCTGACCGCGGTGATGAACCTGCAGGATTTCAGCGGCCTGCCCTACCCGGCCATGCCGGCCGAGGGCAGGGTGGCGCTGCTGATCGCCAAGTACGCCATCTTCGGCATCGTGCCGCTGATCATCCCCAGCGTGTTGATAGACGTACCGATCCCGACCAGCCTGATCCCGACCCACCAGGGCACCGATCTGGCGTACATCAACGAGCTGGCCGAGCGGGTGGGCTACGTCTTCTACATCGCCCCAGGCCCGGCGCCGGGCGTCAACGTCGCCTATTGGGGGCCGCAGATCAAGGTCGGGGCGCCGCAGCCGGCGCTCAACATCAACATGGACGCGCATACGAACGTGGAGAGCCTGAGCTTTACCTTCGACAACCAGTCCAAGGGGCTGCCGACGGTCATCATCCAGGAGAAGATCAGCAAGGCGCTGATCCCGATCCCGATCCCCGATATCACGCCGCTGAACCCGCCTCTGGGGTTGATCCCGCCGATCCCCTTGAACCTGCGGCCGGTGCATGGGGTGGCCAAGTATTCACCGGCGCGCGCCATCATGATCGGCATGGCCCAGGCTGCCAAATGGTCGGATGCGGTCAAGGGTCAGGGCAGCCTGGATGTCCTGCGCTACGGGCGCATCCTCAAGGCACGCAGCCTGGTCGGCGTGCGCGGCGCCGGTCTGGCCTTCGACGGCCTCTACTATGTCAGCAGTGTGACGCACAAGATCAAGCGCGGGGAATACAAACAGGGCTTCAAGCTCGTCCGCAACGGGCTGATTTCGACCCTGCCGGCGGTGACTTCATGAAAGAGATGAAAGAGATGAACAAGTACTACGGCAAATATCGCGGCACCGTGTTCAATAACATCGATCCGGAGCAGTGCGGGCGCATTCAGGCTTTCATCCCCGACGTGTTGGGCATCGCTCCTTCCAGTTGGGCGATGCCCTGCTTCCCGATCGCGGGCAAGCAGATGGGGGCGTATATGATCCCGCAGATCGGCTCGGGGGTGTGGATCGAGTTCGAGCAGGGCGATCCGGACTTCCCGATCTGGGCCGGTTGCTTCTACGGCATCGTGGCCGAGGTGCCGCCGCTGGCGCTGGCAGGCAACCCCGCCAGCCCCAACATCGTGCTGCAGACATCGCTGCAGAACACGCTGGTGATCAGCGACCTGCCCGGCCCGACTGGCGGAATCATGCTCAAGAGCGCCACGGGCGCCACGATCATCGTGAACGACACGGGAATCACCATTCAGAACGGCAAAGGCGCCAGTATCGTCATGGCCGGCCCCACGGTGACCATCAACAACGGCGCGTTGGTCGTGATGTGAGATAGGAGCAAACGATGCCAGGATTCGTGTTACACGTGGGCGCCACTGTCTTGTGCGCGCATGGCGGGCAGGCGCAGCCGACCGTCCCGAACCCTCGCGTGCTGGTGAGCGGCCAGCCGACGGTGACCATGGCCGCGCCGTACGTGGTGGCCGGGTGCGCATTCGCGCCGGGTGCGCCCAGCCCATGCGTCACCGCCCAGTGGATCGTCGGGGCCACGCGGGTGACCAGCAACGGGCAGCCTCTGCTGCTGCTGGACAGCCAGGCGATCTGTGCGCCCAACGGCACGCCGCTGATGATCGTGGCTACGCAGGCGCGCGTGACAGCGCAGTGAGGCAACTATGAACATTGCTTATCCATTCCGCTTCGACGGCGGAGGGCGCACCGCCACTGCTGACGATGACCGCCACATCCGTGACTTGATCGAGGGCGTGCTCTTCACCAATCCTGGCGAGCGCGTCAACCGGCCGGACTTTGGCAGCGGCCTGGGGCAACTCCTCTTCGCGCCCAACAGCCCGGAACTGGCCACCGCCGTGCAGTTCCTGGCGCAGGGCGCGCTGCAACAGTGGCTGGGGGACTTGATTGCGGTTGAGCGGGTGCAGGTGGACGCCGTGGATTCCGCCCTGTCTGTGCAGGTAGATTACGTCGTGCAACGCACGCAGCGGCGCGGGGCCGCGCAGTTCAGCCGGGAAGCGTGAGATGAATACCCAATATCGCTGTGCAAACTCCGTCCGGCGCACGTTGGTGCGCGATACCAAAGGCAGCAACGGCCAGCCAGTGGTCAACGGCATTGACTACCTGGAGGTTGACCCGGCCGATCACAAGAAGCTGCTGGTGTACTTCGTCCATCCCCTGCCCGGCCAGCCGAACGGCGTGCCCGCAGCCCCGGCCCTGGGGGCGGACGCTGTCGTCATCACGGGCGGGGTCCGGGTCACGGCCATCGGCATCCTGAAGGTGGAGCCGGCCGGGAACGTTTTGACCGTGACTGTGGGCAGTGTGGGCGACTTCTCGACCTACGTCCTGCGCCTGGTCTCACCGGTATCGGCCGAAGGGACGCCGCCGGCCGGCTTCGACCCGCAACTGGCCGAGGTGGCGTTCTCGTTCAGGGTACACTGCCCGAGTGACTTCGACTGCGTGCAGGCCGAGGTGTGTCCCGAGCCGGCCCTTCCGTCACCCCCGATCAACTATCTGGCCAAGGACTACGCCAGCTTCCGCCGTCTGCTGCTGGATCGCCTGGCGGTCGTCATGCCGGATTGGCGGGAACGCAATCCGGCTGACCTGGGGGTGGCGGTGGTCGAAGCGCTGGCCTATGCCGGGGACTACCTCAGCTACGCCCAGGACGCGGTGGCTACCGAGGCCTACCTGGGCAGCGCGCGGCGCCGCGCCTCGGTGCGTCGCCACGCTCGGCTGGTGGACTATGTCATGCACGACGGGGCCAACGCCCGCACCTGGGTCTGCTTCGAGGTTGACCGGGACCTGATCGGGACACCCGACAAGCCGGTATTGAAGACTGGGCGGGCCATCACGGCGCAGGCGGACCCGTCGCTGGTTTTCGAGACGCTGCACCCGGTCATTTCGCTCAGGGTTGAGCGCAACCCGATGGCCTTCTACACCTGGAGCGATCCGGACTGCTGCCTGCCCAAGGGCGCCACGCGCGCGCACCTGACGGGCAGCGCCGCCGATCTCGACCTGGCCCAGGGAGACGTGCTGATCTTCGAGGAAGTGCTGGGACCGGATAGTGGGCGCCGCGAGGATGCCGACCCGTCCCACCGCCACGCGGTACGCCTGAGCGCCACACCCCAGGAGCAGACCGACCCGCTGTCTGAAACGAAGGTGCTCGAGGTCCAATGGCACGCTGAGGACGCGCTGCCCTTCCCCCTCTGCCTGCGCGAGTTCCCCGATCCTGCTGGCCCCGGCAAGAGATTGGCTGTCACTGTAGTACACGGCAACGTCGCGCTGGCCGATCATGGCCGGACGGTGGAAGAGAACGAGGCGGCCGGGACGCTCACCCCGACGATCGTGCTTATGGGCCGCCCTTATCGGCCCCGGATCGAGGAAACCGGCTTGACGCACGCGCTGCCCTACGACGATAAGGAGGCGCGTACCAGGCCGGCCGCGGCCGCGCTGCGCCTCGACTTGCGACAGGTGCTGCCGGTCATCAAGTTGCATGGCGAGGGTGCGTTGTGGCGGCCCAGACACGACCTGTTGAACAGCGGTCGCTTTGCGCCAGAGTTCGTCGTGGAGATGGAGGAGGACGGGCGAGCCACGCTGCGTTTCGGCGATGACGCGCTGGGCCGGCGTCCGGTCGAAGGAACAACTTTCCGGGCATCCTATCGCATCGGCAACGGCCCGGCCGGCAACATCGGCGCCGACGCGTTCGACCGGCTGGTCGAACCGATCGCCGGCGTCAAGGTGCGCAACCCCATGCCTGCCGCCGGCGGGACCGCCCCCGAGCCAACGGAGCAGGTCCGGCTGTATGCGCCCCAGGCCTTCCGCTCCCAGGAGCGCGCGGTCACCGAGGCCGACTACGCTGCCGCCGCCGAGCGCCACCCCGGCGTCCAGCGCGCCGCAGCGACACGACGCTGGACAGGTAGTTGGTACACCATGTACGTCACGGTTGACCGGCGCGGCGGCCGGCCCGTGACCGCCGACTTCGAAAATGAGATGCGCCTCTGGCTGGAGCGCTTCCGTCTGGCCGGCTACGACCTGGAGATTGACGGGCCGCGCTACGTAGCTCTCGACATGGCGTTGACCGTATGCGCCGCGCCGGGGTACTTCCGCAGCAGCGTCAGGAAAGCGTTGCTGGACACCTTCAGCCGCAACAGCCTGCCCGATGGCCGCCGCGGCTTCTTTCACCCCGACAACTTCACCTTTGGCCAGGCGGTCTACCTCAGTCAGATCATCGCGGCGGCCATGCAGGTGCCGGGCGTGCAGTGGGTGGATACCGAAGAAGGGCCGGGCAAGTCCAATCGCTTCCGGCGTTTGGGGCAGGACGCCCACGGCGAGGTCGCCGAAGGCCGCATGACGCTGGGCCGCCTGGAGATTGCCCGTCTGGACAACGATCCCAGTGCCCCGGAAAATGGCAAGCTGGAGTTTATCATGGGGGGTGGCCTATGAGCAACACCGACGATGTCCTCGACACCTGCGGGTGCTGCGAGGCGAGCATCCCGGAGCCGACCGTGGTTAACCGTCCTGGACTGCCGGCGCTGGCCTATCGGATCGGCACGCATGGTACGTTTCTGCGGCGCATGCTGGCCCGTCTGCCCAGTCAGCCGATCCCTGACGGCCCGCACGCGGGTCAGCGCCCCCTGGCCGGCCTGACCACGCGGGCGATCGCCGATCCGGCGATCGCGCTGCTGGACGCCAGCGCGGTCATCATGGACGTACTGACCTTCTACCAGGAACGCATCGCCAACGAGGGCTACCTGCGCACAGCTACCGAGCGGCTCTCGGTGCTGGAGCTGGCGCGGGGAATCGGTTATGAGCTAAGCCCAGGTGTGGCGGCAAGCGCCTTTCTGGCCTTCACTGTGGACACGGCCACCGGGGCGCCACCGACCGCCATCATGCCGAAGGGCACCCGGGTGCAGAGTATCCCCGGCCCCGGCGAGCTGCCGCAGACGTTCGAGACAAATGCCGGGATCACCGCGCGCGTCGAGTGGAATGCGCTGAAGCCGCGTCTCACCCGGCCGCAGGAACTGGCGATCCGGGAAACTGATAACAAACTTTATCTGCTCGGCATCAGCACACGCTTCGGCGATCTCTTGGACCAGCCGATGACGGACATGTATGCGCTTGACGCCGGCCTGGCTGCCGAGCTAAAAGACATAACGGAGGCCCAGGCGGCAGAGGTGCAGCGGGTCTTCTTCACCGGCGTCAATACCGGTCTAAAACCCGGCGATATCGTGCTACTGGTGGGCAAGCGGTCCGATCCAGGGGACCTGGTGACGCTCGTGCGCTCGATCGGACAAGTCACGGCCAATCCGGAATTGAACCGCACCCAAGTGGATTTCGAAGATGAAGTGACCGCCGAGCCACCAAAGCCGCCTTCTTTCACACCCCAGGTCCACAAATTCGCGGTAGCCAAGCTGGTTCAGCTTGCTTTCACGGCAGACAAGATCAAGACGTCGGTCGTCCGTCAGAGCTGGCGCGAAAGCGAGTTGAGCGCCTTTGTTGCCGTCCAGGGCTGGAGCCGAACAAAGCTGACGCTCAACATCAACTACACGCCGCCACCGCCTCCTGCGCCGCCCCTCGCGCCGGCCGATCCGGGCGCTTTTGCGTTCCGGTCACGGCTCGGCATCTTCGGCCATAACGCGCCGTATTTCCCCAGCTTGCCGGCCGTTCCCCACAGTAACTACTTCATCCCATGGGATGACGGCAGCGGTCTGTCCATCTGGAAGGATTCCAGGAAACCTGCCGACGCTCCGGCCGTCGCGGTTTATTACACCGGCGCCGATCTCTATCTGGAACGTAACGTGCCTGGCCTGGCGGGCAGCGGCTGGGTGGTTCTGGAGCGGCCGATCAATCACTACGCAGCCTACCGGTTGCGCTCTGCCACCGACGCATCCGTGGCGGGCTTCGCCATGAGCGCCAAATCCGTCGGCTTGAAATTGGGCAAGCCCGATGATAAAGCCACGGAACTTCAAGCGGACACGACCGACAGGCCCGAAGATTTCAGGGTGCGTAACACGACGGCACACGTCCAGAGTGAGCGCCTGGTGCTTGCCGAGCTGCCCATCGAAGATCCGATCGCGGCCAAGAGTACTGAGATCCAGCTCGACCGCATGCTGCTCGGTCTCCAGGTCGGCCAACCAGTGGCGATCACGGGTGAGCGCGACGACCTGCCGGGAGTGACCGTCAGCGAGATAGTGATCCTCGCCGACGTCATCCACGTCGGCGGCTTCACGACGCTGGTCTTCCCCTCGCCGGGCCTGAAGACCACGTACGTCCGCAAGACCGTGACCCTCAACGCCAACGTCGCGGCCGCCAGCCACGGCGAGACCGTGACGGAAGTGCTCGGGGCCGGTAATGGCGCGCAGGCCAACCAGCGCTTCACCCTCAAGAAGCCGCCCCTCACCTACACATCGTCCGCCGATGCGAGTGGTGTGCAAAGCTCGCTGGAGGTGCGCGTGGACGGGGTGCGGTGGGAGGAGGCGCCGCGGCTGTATGGCCTGGCGCCCACCGACCCGCGCTTCAGCGCCCGCGCCGGTGACGACGGCAAGACGACGGTCGTCTTCGGCGACGGCGTCACCGGCGCGCGGCTGCCCACCGGGGTCGAGAACGTCACGGCAACCTACCGCAGCGGCATCGGCCTGGGCGGGATGGTGGGCGCCGGCAAGCTGACGCTGCTCCAGTCGCGCCCCTTGGGCATCCGGTCGGTGATCAATCCGACCCCTGCGACGGGCGCCGCTGACCCGGAAAACCGCGACAGCGCCCGGAGCAACGCGCCGCTGACGGTGCTGACGATGGATCGCATCGTCTCGCTGCGCGACTTCGAGGATTTCGCGCGTGCCTTCGCCGGCATCGGCAAGGTAAAAGGCGTGGCGCTCTGGCGCGGCGAGACGCACTGGGTGCATGTCACCGTGGCGGCCGAGGCGGCGGTCGGCGACGATCCCGATGCGGCCGCCTCACCCCTGGCCAGCCACCGGGTGGATACGACGTCGGAGCTGTATACCTACCTGGTAGAGGCCATGGCGGCAGCGAGCGACCCGTCGCAGCGCTTCCGCGTCGATACTTACCAGCCCGTGTTCTTCGACCTGCGGGCGCGGATCGTGCGCGACGCGCGCTACCGCTGGGCCGATGTACAGGCGGCCGTCACGACGGCCCTGCAAGCCGCCTTCGCCTTCGGCGCGCGCACGTTCGCCCAACCGGTGACCGCGGCCGAGGTGATCTCGGTCATCCAGCGGGTGGCAGGCGTCGTGGCCCTGGATCTCGAACAGCTCTACCGGCTGGACGGGCCGCAGCCCAGCCCCAGCACGATCCTCGAGGCGGCGCTGGTACGTTGGGAGGCGCAGGAGGAAGCTCCGCAGCCTGGCCGAGCTGCTGCTGATCAACCCGCTCGGCATTGGACTGGAGGAGATGCTGCCATGAACGACGCGACCCAAGAACGCCTCTACGGCCTGCTCCCTGCCATCTACCGCCTGCGCGATGCGGCTGAGGGCGAGCCGTTGCGCGCCCTCCTGGCGGTCATCGGTGATGAGCTGGGGCTGGTCGAAGACGACATCTCCCGCCTGTACGACAACTGGTTCATTGAGACGTGCCAGGAATGGGTCGTGCCGTACATCGGCGACCTGCTGGGCGTCCAGGGGCTTTACCCGATCCAGGCGGCGGGCTTCACCCAGCGGGCGTATGTGGCCAACACCGTCGCCTACCGGCGCCGCAAGGGCACGGCGGCTGTGCTGGAGCAGTTGGCCCGCGATGTGACCGGTTGGCCGGCCGTGGCGGTCGAGTTCTTTGAACGGCTGGTTACGACGCAGAACGTCAACCACGTGCGGCCCCACGCCCCTGCGATGCCCGACATTCGAGACGCAAATCAGCTCGGATTCCTGGGTGGGCCGTTCGACCGTACGGCGCACACCGCGGACGTACGGCATATTGACAACGGCCGCGGCAAACACAATATCCCAAATGTTGGTTTGTTCCTGTGGCGCCTTCAGGCCTATCACATTGATGGCGTCACCCGCGCCAGGTAGCCTCGAACGACGAGCGCCGGTACGCCTTCCAGCCCGCCAGGCAAGAATCAGTCGCTTTATCATCTCGCCAGGACGGAGGATAGCATCACCCAAATGGCGCAGCCGCTGGACGTCCCGCTGGCCCTTAGTCGGCGCTTCCTGCTGCGCAACCTGGATGCCTGCTACGGCACAGAGAACGAGCCTCGAAGCCTGCTGATTCGCGCTGGAGGCCA comes from the Candidatus Amarolinea dominans genome and includes:
- a CDS encoding LysM domain-containing protein; its protein translation is MTTNFPPNSRYHGIETSETAAPDGRKIVYLRRRFVPSPRRFALLQEHTVEEGERPDLIAAAYLGDPEQFWRLCDANGVMRPEELTEEVGRRLRITLPEGIPGLPDA
- a CDS encoding baseplate assembly protein, with amino-acid sequence MNKYYGKYRGTVFNNIDPEQCGRIQAFIPDVLGIAPSSWAMPCFPIAGKQMGAYMIPQIGSGVWIEFEQGDPDFPIWAGCFYGIVAEVPPLALAGNPASPNIVLQTSLQNTLVISDLPGPTGGIMLKSATGATIIVNDTGITIQNGKGASIVMAGPTVTINNGALVVM
- a CDS encoding GPW/gp25 family protein: MNIAYPFRFDGGGRTATADDDRHIRDLIEGVLFTNPGERVNRPDFGSGLGQLLFAPNSPELATAVQFLAQGALQQWLGDLIAVERVQVDAVDSALSVQVDYVVQRTQRRGAAQFSREA
- a CDS encoding putative baseplate assembly protein, with product MNTQYRCANSVRRTLVRDTKGSNGQPVVNGIDYLEVDPADHKKLLVYFVHPLPGQPNGVPAAPALGADAVVITGGVRVTAIGILKVEPAGNVLTVTVGSVGDFSTYVLRLVSPVSAEGTPPAGFDPQLAEVAFSFRVHCPSDFDCVQAEVCPEPALPSPPINYLAKDYASFRRLLLDRLAVVMPDWRERNPADLGVAVVEALAYAGDYLSYAQDAVATEAYLGSARRRASVRRHARLVDYVMHDGANARTWVCFEVDRDLIGTPDKPVLKTGRAITAQADPSLVFETLHPVISLRVERNPMAFYTWSDPDCCLPKGATRAHLTGSAADLDLAQGDVLIFEEVLGPDSGRREDADPSHRHAVRLSATPQEQTDPLSETKVLEVQWHAEDALPFPLCLREFPDPAGPGKRLAVTVVHGNVALADHGRTVEENEAAGTLTPTIVLMGRPYRPRIEETGLTHALPYDDKEARTRPAAAALRLDLRQVLPVIKLHGEGALWRPRHDLLNSGRFAPEFVVEMEEDGRATLRFGDDALGRRPVEGTTFRASYRIGNGPAGNIGADAFDRLVEPIAGVKVRNPMPAAGGTAPEPTEQVRLYAPQAFRSQERAVTEADYAAAAERHPGVQRAAATRRWTGSWYTMYVTVDRRGGRPVTADFENEMRLWLERFRLAGYDLEIDGPRYVALDMALTVCAAPGYFRSSVRKALLDTFSRNSLPDGRRGFFHPDNFTFGQAVYLSQIIAAAMQVPGVQWVDTEEGPGKSNRFRRLGQDAHGEVAEGRMTLGRLEIARLDNDPSAPENGKLEFIMGGGL
- a CDS encoding putative baseplate assembly protein; the encoded protein is MSNTDDVLDTCGCCEASIPEPTVVNRPGLPALAYRIGTHGTFLRRMLARLPSQPIPDGPHAGQRPLAGLTTRAIADPAIALLDASAVIMDVLTFYQERIANEGYLRTATERLSVLELARGIGYELSPGVAASAFLAFTVDTATGAPPTAIMPKGTRVQSIPGPGELPQTFETNAGITARVEWNALKPRLTRPQELAIRETDNKLYLLGISTRFGDLLDQPMTDMYALDAGLAAELKDITEAQAAEVQRVFFTGVNTGLKPGDIVLLVGKRSDPGDLVTLVRSIGQVTANPELNRTQVDFEDEVTAEPPKPPSFTPQVHKFAVAKLVQLAFTADKIKTSVVRQSWRESELSAFVAVQGWSRTKLTLNINYTPPPPPAPPLAPADPGAFAFRSRLGIFGHNAPYFPSLPAVPHSNYFIPWDDGSGLSIWKDSRKPADAPAVAVYYTGADLYLERNVPGLAGSGWVVLERPINHYAAYRLRSATDASVAGFAMSAKSVGLKLGKPDDKATELQADTTDRPEDFRVRNTTAHVQSERLVLAELPIEDPIAAKSTEIQLDRMLLGLQVGQPVAITGERDDLPGVTVSEIVILADVIHVGGFTTLVFPSPGLKTTYVRKTVTLNANVAAASHGETVTEVLGAGNGAQANQRFTLKKPPLTYTSSADASGVQSSLEVRVDGVRWEEAPRLYGLAPTDPRFSARAGDDGKTTVVFGDGVTGARLPTGVENVTATYRSGIGLGGMVGAGKLTLLQSRPLGIRSVINPTPATGAADPENRDSARSNAPLTVLTMDRIVSLRDFEDFARAFAGIGKVKGVALWRGETHWVHVTVAAEAAVGDDPDAAASPLASHRVDTTSELYTYLVEAMAAASDPSQRFRVDTYQPVFFDLRARIVRDARYRWADVQAAVTTALQAAFAFGARTFAQPVTAAEVISVIQRVAGVVALDLEQLYRLDGPQPSPSTILEAALVRWEAQEEAPQPGRAAADQPARHWTGGDAAMNDATQERLYGLLPAIYRLRDAAEGEPLRALLAVIGDELGLVEDDISRLYDNWFIETCQEWVVPYIGDLLGVQGLYPIQAAGFTQRAYVANTVAYRRRKGTAAVLEQLARDVTGWPAVAVEFFERLVTTQNVNHVRPHAPAMPDIRDANQLGFLGGPFDRTAHTADVRHIDNGRGKHNIPNVGLFLWRLQAYHIDGVTRAR